In Acidimicrobiia bacterium, a single genomic region encodes these proteins:
- a CDS encoding 4-amino-4-deoxychorismate lyase yields MVWSNGSLIPAERATVSIFDHGLTVGDGVFETIKANHGEPFALLRHLERLRRSATALGLSVPFDDATLSDAITAVLGAQPMPLARVRITVTGGVAPLGSERGEGTITVLVAAGPLATAPASTAVHTVPWPRNERGVLAGIKTTSYAENVVALAYARARGASEAIFATTTDLLCEGTGANVFVGIGGRLLTPPLSSGCLAGVTRALVLEVTDALEEDIPMEAFGTAEEIFLTSTGRDVQAVHRVNERPLPTPGPLTEAAARAFANVTA; encoded by the coding sequence ATGGTGTGGTCGAATGGGTCGCTGATCCCCGCCGAGCGGGCCACCGTGTCGATCTTCGACCACGGCCTCACCGTGGGCGATGGCGTTTTTGAGACCATCAAGGCCAACCACGGCGAGCCGTTTGCCCTGCTCCGCCATCTCGAACGCCTGCGACGTTCAGCAACCGCTCTGGGTCTAAGCGTCCCCTTCGACGATGCCACGCTCAGTGACGCCATCACGGCGGTGCTGGGGGCCCAACCGATGCCGCTGGCTCGGGTGCGCATCACCGTTACCGGTGGGGTCGCCCCGCTGGGATCGGAACGGGGCGAGGGCACCATCACGGTGCTGGTGGCCGCAGGGCCCCTGGCCACTGCCCCGGCCTCCACCGCGGTGCACACGGTGCCCTGGCCCCGCAACGAACGTGGCGTTCTGGCCGGCATCAAGACCACCTCGTACGCCGAGAACGTGGTGGCGTTGGCCTACGCCAGGGCGCGCGGCGCCAGCGAGGCCATCTTTGCCACCACCACCGACCTACTCTGCGAGGGCACCGGCGCCAACGTGTTCGTGGGCATCGGTGGTCGGCTGCTCACGCCGCCGCTGTCCTCCGGTTGCCTGGCCGGGGTCACGCGGGCTCTCGTGCTGGAGGTCACCGATGCCCTGGAGGAAGACATTCCGATGGAGGCGTTCGGGACCGCCGAGGAGATCTTCCTCACCAGCACCGGACGCGATGTGCAGGCGGTCCATCGGGTGAACGAGCGCCCCCTGCCCACCCCCGGCCCGCTCACCGAGGCCGCCGCCCGCGCCTTCGCCAACGTCACGGCCTAG